The sequence TCATAATAGAATTGTATACCGTAAACTTTTTGTCCTATTGATGCCGAAGGATAGGCTGCATTTAATTCAGTACTTGTTTTTGCTCCTGCGGAGTCATCTATGGGGGAAAGATAAAGGTCAATGGAGTTGCTACTAAATACACTGCGTTTCCATGAGTTAACACCTACACAATCATATCTATAATTTGCATCAAATGCATATTGACCAGTAAATCCTGTGTATGATATTGCCCCACTAGTCCAATCAGCAGATGTTAAAGCAGATGAGCTTATGATCTGATCTACCGCATCATAATTCTTTTGTACACCGGTAGATGTTATTGATAATAATTTTTCCCCACTTGATACAGTAGGAATTGCTGCAGGAAATGAGTTGATGATTTGAAAATTTGTGCCATCGTAGGCAAGACAAAGGATTTGCCCAGCCAATATATCGCCAGTACTTAATGTCACGCTTACGTTTTTCTTGATCGCTTTAGCACCTAAAGAATTTAGATTTAATGTTGCAGCACCGGTATTGGCATTTGTGAAAAGAATATAAAAACGCTGTGTGCTGTTGTAAGCCGTTATTGCAGGAAATATTGTTGCAGTATAAGTATTTGTGCCGCTTGCCGTAGCCGAGACTTTAGCACCTGATTGTGTTAAATATTTAGAATCCTCCAGCCCTGCAGCTGTAACAAACTTAGCATCGTCGGTACCGGTATTCAGTTCTGCGCCCGATGATTTTACAATACCAATTGGTGGATCCACCCATTGTGTATTGAAGTCCGTGCTGTTTACTTTGCTGAGTACCTGCCCAACCGTGCCACCAGTAGCAACACCTGGTCCGGTGTTGCCGGTATCGCCCTTGGCGCCGGTCGGCCCGGCATCCCCGGTGTCTCCTTTGGGACCTGTTGTGCCCACATCGCCGGTATCCCCTTTAGGGCCTGTAGATCCCATGGGGCCTGTATTGCCAATGTCGCCTTTATCACCTGTTGCTCCCGTCGCACCCGTATCTCCGGTATCGCCCTTTGGGCCGGTATCACCAGTATCCCCTTTCTCGCCTATCGGACCAACTATGTTAGTGCCAGGCCCCCATATACCGCCGGTCTTCGGGCCAAATAGGGTATAGGTAGCTGTATTTACATAAAAATCGCCATTGATGCCATCTGTTAGGTTTGATGGATTTGTCAAGCCGTTTAATACGCTTCTGCCTGGATTTCCCGCATCGCCTTTATCTCCTTTGTCGCCTTTTACACCGGCTGGGCCGTTTAGCATCGTAAATACCTGGCTCCATGTGCCCGATGTTTTTTTATAAAATGCACCGGTGTTGGTATTAATATAGGTATCGTTATTGTTGCCGGTACCATTTGCAGGTACACCAATGCCATAAAGTACGGTGCTATTTGCCAGGCTGCCTGCCGCAGGCAGCGTGTAAACTACATTCCATGTGCCTGATATTTTTTGAGCGAAGGATGCGGCCGAAGTATTTACAAATACATCACCGTTTTTGCCGCTGGTGTTTTGCGGCAGTGTTGTGCCGAAGGTAATTGCGGCACCGATAGGCAGGTTGCTGCTGATAAACGTCAGTAGCGTGGCGAAGCTAAATTGATAGTCGGTATTGTTATGAACGAGGATGGAAACATCGGCCGAATCGATACCGGAAGCAGATGTTAATTCGCTTATTTTTTTATCCATGATAATTTTAGATTATGAAGATTTACACTGGCGATAAGCAGTTAAACTCGTCCCTTGCGTTGTAATTAAATTCGGTTTTGTCTACGCCTCTGATCCGTGGCCCTGCCTGGCGGGCCGATTTGTTTTTAGGGTTGTATGTCCACAACGGAAAATCGCTTTTTGTGATCGCGCAGAAAGCGCTCGGTTTCATTAGCATAGGCATTTGCAGTACTGCGTTGTTGTTCTACCAGTTTGGCGATCTCGGCCGCACTAAGCGAATTTCCGCCTTCGCGCTGTTTGATCACCGGGCCGGTTGCGGTGTAGTGCACCGAGTCGTCCTCGATAAAGCGTGCAAAGGCAAAGTAAACCAACAGTGGACTAAGCCCCTGGTATAAAACAATGTGGCCACGCTTGTCCAGGTATTCGGTGCCATTTACCAGGTCTTTGTAGGCTTGTGGGGTGTCGGTTTTAAGTACGCCGTCATTGTTAAAGTGTTGCATCAGATCGTAGTATAATGCGTAGCCTAAAAAAGGTTTCAGGTCGAGTTCCTGCGCTTTGCTGATGAACACGCCCAGCCGCTCGGGTTTAATATTCGTGCTGATATCTTCGAAGCGTTGAAAGGTTGTTTGATCGATAATATTCATATAGAAATTATTTATGAATTTTTAATTTGTCCATAGTCGTTGACTATGTGTGGTGTGTACTGGTAATTAATCAATCACCATAGCCTCCGCTTCGGCTGGTTTAAAACCGTATGCGTATATTAAAATGGCTGATTTACTGCTTGCCGGAAGATCGGACAGTAATAGCTGATTAATGCTGTTACCCGCTGCTATACCGGCGCTATTGTCAGCCACATCGGCCGGAACCGGGATGATATCCCAATTACCTGATGGGTTGATATCGATATAAAACCGGTTAAATATTTCGGCAAATACTTCAGAGATCTCCAGGCGTTCGGGCGCTGTGTTGTCATTGAATTCGAGAATGGCTTGCTTCTTTTCGCTGCCGTTACTTAAGCCCGATGCTTTTTCGGCGTTCACCAATTCCTTTGGTACCGAGAATCCTTTAATGATGCGGGCTTCTACCGATCGCTCGGTAGTTTCAAACAACTTATCATTATTTTGAATGGCATAAGGTTTAAATTCGGGCTTGGATGATTCGTCTTCGTATTCTATCACAATGATCTTCTGCGCGCTTTTGGCACCCTGGAAGGCACCAAGATCCTTTTCTAATTGAGAGGGTATATTGCTCACGGCTTCATCGCCCGTATCCGGGCCCGAGTTATCTGCTTCCTCCCTGCGCGATTGCATAAACAGCATGGTAGACGGCAGGAAGCCGGTGGTAACCTCGCGGTTATTAAATACCTTAATGCCGGCTTCAGTCTCAAAATCCTCCCAAACGCTGTCGGCTTCAATCAAGGGATAATCATCAACTTCCGGATTGAAATAAAACAATTGACCTTTATAGTTCTCCCAACCTCCCGCGGCTAACACCTGTTGTTTAATTACTTCCGGATCAGGATCATACTTATCTAGGAAGGTGATCTTGCTGCGCATGATGTTTTTCCAGGTCTTTCGGCCCCAGTCAAAATAGATGGCGTATTTATCAGCGGTTTCCGGGCAGTCGGTATCGCCCATGCGTATGTCCTCGAACTTTATATAATTGACTGAAGCGATCCTGAAGTTGGCATTATAATTTATATGGATACCAAACCCGCAAAACAAAGCCTTGTCTGATGCGATGGCTTTCAGTAGTTTAGCCAGCGTGAGGCCCTTGTTGTTTACCACTTGTTTGCCCAAGCTATGTTCTTCAAACCCGTTGCCGGCTATAAATTTGGACCGTTTATTCCAGCAATCTTTGGCGGTAGGGGAGTTGCCCACCAGTTCCAGCATACGTTGGGGATAGGCATTGTCCAGATCGTAATTCAGTATGCCGTAGGTTTGGTTAGGGCGTACTACAATGCGTCGTTCAATTTGTGGCAGATAGGTTTTCATTTATTGGGGATTTCACAGATTTTGGTGCGATTACACCGATTCGTTTTCTTTTAATTCTATTGCTTTCCGGTAACGTGCTGAACAAAGCCTTAATATGCGGATACCGATCTAAGTACCACTTCGCTTCTGCATCGGTCAAACTTTCATTATCATGCCGGGCATGTTCGCCAGGAGCAAATTGGTGTTTGCCGGGTTTTAAGATGTATTTCTTTGAGTTCATGGTTGATAGTTAATGGTTCATGATTAGCATTTTAAGATGGTTCATAAGTGCTATGAACTATGAACCATCAACTAAACCATTTAATCCACCAATGCTTCTAAAGCTGCCAAAGTACTGGCATAGGTTGCCGAGCCTGACTCCGGCGCGATAGAAACGGCGCGTGGCGGATAAGGTTCCCTCAGTTTGTCAGGATTGGTTAGCTTCAGTTTGTAGCCGCCTTCAACACCCTCATCCGCGGCATTGCGTTCGGCATCGGTCAGGATCAGGCCGTTTACAGCGCCGAATAATTCGATGGCCGAGTCGCCTGCTTTGTAATTGTTAATGGTGATAGCTTTCACACGGCCATAACCCATGGCCATCAGTTGTGTCTTTACCGAACTTGACAAGCCGGCGATGTTGAAATCGATCTCTTCGGTATAGCGTGGACCTACCTGGGTTTTAGCCAGTTTAGATACGGTGTTGAAGCTATTGTTAGTACCGGTAAATTTGTAAACAGTGGCGCTGCCTACGGCGGTCAGGCCGGTTACGATAAGCGGGTTCATGGTATCGTAGGTTAGGGTGATGTCATCTTCGTTAAAAATGTAGATCACATCTTCAATTCCGGCTGTTACCGGCGCGGCTGCCCCAAGGGCAAAACCGGCATTTATTTTATTGTAAATGGGCATGTTATTTTTTGTTGATTATGTTAGATTGGGTTGATTAGGTTGATTGGGTTTGGAAGATGTAATGATTGCAATTTCACTTAATCAACCCAATCAACCATTCACTACGCACTTAAATAGAACAGCTCGTTAGCAAATTTGAAATTTACGGCGGCCTTCATGCGGGCCTTCATACGTACCACGTTGTCGTTGGTGTAGGGCTTCATATAAACGGTTGAAAGTTCGGATGCATCGCCCAACAGATCGACACCCAGGAACAGGTTAGATGAACGGGCGCCCAGTATGGTATTCGCCTGCCAGTGGTTCATCAGTTGCAGTGGGATGCCCAGGTAATCCATCTTCTTTTTATCGGTAAAGGCATTCAATACATTGGTAGCCTGTGCGGCCTGAGCCTGCGCGTATGCATAGCCTATGTGTAATGGTATTTGCAGGTTAAAATCATCCTGGATACGGTCGGCCGGATCTAATTGAGAGAATACGCCGCTTAATACACCCAGTACATTACTGGCATTGATATAGCTAACTGTTGCGGCCGATGAGGTGCCGGTGAAAGAAGCAGCCTTACGGGTATTCACTTCCTGGTAATTGCGGATCAGTTTAAAAGTAGTAGCGCTTAACACTTGTATAAAATATGATTGACCCTGCACGTCCACACCCGAGCCGCCATTGGTGGTATCCTTGCTGGTACCGGTTACGGCGGTAATGGTTACTACGTCGCCATCGGCTAATGTAGCTGTGCTGCTTACGGTTACTACGCCGCTTGCGCTGATTGCCGTAGCTGCCATACTGGTAGCCGATTTGCCTAAACCAACTTTGTAAACGCCAGATGCGGTGGCGATGGCGGGCAGTAAACCCTGAAAGTCGGCGGTGAAGGTGGCTTCTTTAGTGGCGGCTTTGCCCAGCCAGTACAAACGCTCGTTAGCTATTTGTATTTTAGTAAGGTAGCGCTGCACCATAAAGTCCGACAGGTCTACCACGCCTTCATAGTCGCCAAAGGCACCGGGTGCCAGGCTTTGGGCTTCCCAGCTTTGGGCCAGTTTATCCCATTGTTCCTGTTTCATAAATTCGTACACCACCGGGTCAAGGTAGCTTTCGGTTTGTTGGGCGGTGGTACCCTGATCGTTAAAAATGCCCGATGGGTCTTGTAGTTTCACATCATCATCCACATCAAGAATGATCTTGCGCGATTTAACGTCGTTAATTACGGTAAGCAGCCCGCGTTTCACCGAGTCGGCCTCCAGCAGCGTGCTTGCCATAAAACCTGCCAGCGCTTCGCCGGCGTAGGTGTTGTTTGTAAATGTAAATTGAGCCATAAAGTTTAGCCCCCCGACCCCCTAAAGGGGGAGCTTTTTAATTTTAGTTTTTGCTATAGGGATAGTTATGCTGTTGATTATTGTCCGGATCTTCCTGTTCCCCCTTCAGGGGGTTAGGGGGCTACTTTGCCAACTGCCTTTTTTACCGCGTTTTTGGCCAGCGGTGTTTGTGGTGCAAAGAAGGGTTGGGTTTCGGTTTTAGCTTTGTTGCTGCGGCGTGAGCCTTCGGGGGTAAAGTCTGATTTAATTTCGTTGCGCACCTCATCGCGGGTTTGTTGCAGGCGGGCATTGGCGTCTTCCAGTGCGATACGGGCTTCGGCAAGCAGCGCGTTTTGGGCGTGTATTTTGGCCCTGATGCTTTTAATGCGGTTTTGAACATCGCCTTTTTTTAGTCTATCAGCCGGGATATCGTCATCTTCGTCTTCCGCTTCTTCAGCCTCCGGCGATACCGCTGCAACCTTGCCATCCTTTACCGATACCTTTTTACCTGATGGGGTGGTGTAGGTGTCGGCAATGGCCGGCGTGCTCATGTCTTCGTCCTGGTAAACTTCGGCGCCCTCGGCCAGTTCGCCGGCATGGTGAAGTGTGCCTTTGTCGGTAATGGTGTGTTTGTTTACTACCCGTTTAAAGAAATTCATCATCTTATCCAGCACCGAAGCGGTCTTTTCGATAAGGTCTTTGTTTTCCATGTTCATGTTTTCTGGTTTGTTATTTATGTTTAAGATCTTGTTTATGCATCGCTGGTAAACAGCAGGAGCGGTGCCGGTATATTTTTTAAGCAGGGCGCTGTTGGTAATGTTGGTGCTGTAATCCTCCACCCGGTCGATAAAGCCCAGGTCAAGCGCCTGGTCGGCCGTCATCCAGGTGACGGAGTTGATGAAGCTGTTAATAGTTACTTCGTCCAACCCGGAACGGTCCATATAAATTTGCGCCAGGCGCGACTGGACAATATTGAGCATGTGTACATCCTTCAGTAGTTCGTCGGCATTGCCACCGCTGCCAACCATAGGTTTATGGATCATCAGCAGGGCATACTTGCTCATTACCACAGTTTTGCCGGCCATGGCTACCACACTCGCCGCCGAGGCCGCCAGCGCATCCACATACGTGGTTACATTGCCAGGATATTTTTTCAGCATATCGTAAATGGCAATCGCGTCGAACGCGCTGCCGCCTACCGAGCTGATGTGCACTTCAATATCCGCGCCGCCGGCGACCTCTAACTGTTGTTGGATATATGCAGATGACAGGCTGCCTGTGCCAATGCAGTCCTGCTCGGTGTCGTATAGGTATATTTTCATATTATTTGATTTCACAGATTTTTGGTGATGATTTCACCGATTTTTTAGTGCAGTCCGGAGGCCAGAAAGCCGGGAGGTTTTGTTGATGGTTTATTTTGATTGGCCGCTGATGGTTCCGGCTGGAACGGCGGGCTATCTTTGATGTTGTATTACAAAAGTCGGGAGAGATTATCTGCCAGTTGGTGACACATGTTTGTCAGTGGCTATTTTTCTTTTGGTGATATTTCCCTTGTTTGATATGATCAAAAGTCGGGAGAAAAATTTAATTCGATGGTGACACAACTATGTCAGTGCCTGTAAAACTGTTCAAGGCCCGCCAAATGGTGCGTTCATCTCTTCCAAATTTTACTTCTGCCTCAAGCACAGCCTGATTTTTGGTAATGTTACGGGTTTGTATTTGCGCCTGCACCCAAAGATAAATTTCGCGGTAGGTAAATACTTTGGCGTTGATGAAGCCGGCTTTATAGAGTTCGGTAAATACGCCCTGGTCAAACAGGGTGTTTATGGTATTGATGTTCATTTTTTAAGATATGTTTAAAATGATAATTGGCATAATCAGCCTAATTTTATTAATTCAATTTTGGTAGGCTGTCCTTTGCGCCAGCTATCTATTTTATTGATATAGTAATAAGCGCTGTCCTGTTCCAGGTATATAGGCATCAGCAGGTCAAGTTCTAAAATATCGCGCGGGGTAAGCAAGAAATAACGGACCACCTTTTTTGTCTGGGTCAGTATTTTCTGTAGTTCGGGATAGTACAAGGTTTTTAATCCCGGCACTGGTTTGCCGGTACCCGGCATATTGCCAAAACATAAGTTGTGTTCACCATCCGGTTTGTAAAAATAGGGTACGGATACCCAGTCGTTCACCACTATATCATGTGCCGGGTTGCCATCGGTAAACCTGATACTCGCATTACCATATGTGCGCAGATCGATCTTTTGGTTGATCAGAACTCGCGGCGAAACACCAATGTTGAACTCGTGGTTTTCGTCATCGATCTCCGTCATTTTTATTTGCGCTATGGTGCCACCTATGTACGGGCGGTTAAGTGTAGGTGCAAACTGGCTTTCAAACAGGTCGGCAGTGGCAGGTAAAGTTTTATCGGCTACGTTTATCTGCGAATCGGCAAAGCCTGCGGGCAAAACAGCATCATCCTGCTTGTACTTCATATAGTTTGTTTGCGCGTAGCCGCCTAATTGAAAACTGATGCTTTTGCCCTGATCGAGGCATTTGCCCGTCCAGTTTTTGGCAACAGGTATGTTGTTTACAATATCCCTGAACGCGGCGAAGTTTACCGTTCGTGAAGTATTATCGGTTTGACAAATAATGCCAAATTTTTGTAATACATCCTTAAGCAAGTCTTTCTGACTGATATCTGGAAATATGCGTTCGCATTGTACCGTCTGACCGAATTGTACTGTTTTTATATTGGTTTTAACTTCCCAGGTGGCACCCGAATAAAGCCTGAACCAGGCCGGTGTTTTACCATGAAACGAATAACCTACGGCCAATTGCTGGCCGGCTGAAAGATCGGCACTGGCGGAGATAACCGTATCTTTTATTATCGTATCACTTTTTTTGTTACTTCCGCTATCGTGCACATGGCCCGGTTCCTCGCTGTAACCGCCACTAAAATCAAAAATGTTCGACACCAGTTTATCTAATGTACCAGCAGAGGGAGTGCTGACGTAAATTGATATCTCAACAGATGATTCATCATCGGTAACGCGGCCATATAAATTGAATTTGGGGATGGTTACCGTTGCGGTTACAGATATATCCTGCGGCGCATTGTAAACATACCCGGCCAAAAAATGGCCGGAAGGGTTGTTGTTAACAGACCAATGGATCATTCCATCCGGGTCGTGCACATTGGGGTGATCAACAAAAAGGTCGTTACTTAGGGCTACATTAATTCCGTTAACATCCGGCTGATTTTGGTAATCGGTACCATGATCGAAGGAACTATTGCTAAACTGCGCGATAAGATCAGGGTATACCGGATTGTTTAGCAAAGAACCTGTGCCCGTATAACCGGCAGTGGCCAGCATCATATCAATAGCGGTTTTAATAAAAAAACCAGGGCGCAGGTACCGTACGTTCACTTCGCATTGCCCGGCCGGGTTATAAACCAGGTTGCCGTAGTCGACAACCGGCCAGATCCAACCCTGTGTATGGCTTTGCGACGCTACTACATTGGCTACGCTCCAGGTATGTTCATATGATTTAAAAAGTGATGCTGCCTTTGGGGCGGTTTTGCTGTCGCCCATATCGTATATCTTACCATCAATGGCATCAAAGAAATCGACATTGCCTGATAAAACGGTTATAGCTGCTGTATCCTGATCAATGCCATTTAACTCGGCTACGCCATAGGGTATTATTTCCAGCCCATCCTGCATAATTTTAGCCGGGTACTGGCCGTAAGGTTTATCGTCGGTAAAGGCTACCTCATCCGGGAACCCTAAAATACGGCGGTTGCGCTGGGTAAGCGGTAGTTTAAACTGGTTACTGGTGTTGCCCTGCTGGTTTCTTACCTCTGCTAAGTTGTTGATCTGGAAGGTAAGGGCCATTGGTGCATCATCAGAAAGATCGACAAGGTTATCGTTTATGTATAATTGAAGTGTATTCATACGTTGCGGGGGCTATTGCGTTTGGATATTAATACCCGGTAAGTTAAAGGTTACGCTAAACGGCGCTTGTCCGTTGCGGGTTTCATACTCGGCAAAGGTGGCGGTATTAATTACCACCGTTTGCCATTTTACCGGGTTACGATTAACCAGCATTTGTACCTTGGGCGAGTATTTAATGGATTGCAATCCTTTTATATCGGCGACGGAAAGATCCTCGGCCAGCACCTTCATTTTTTGTCCTGCAGTTTTGCTGATCACTTCCTCTATGCCGGATTGATTGGCCCAGTCTGACACATAGTTTTTAATGATAGTGGCGTTTTGCACATCAAGGCTAACTTCCTGGTTGTATACAAAACGGTAATAATTCCAGCTGCCGGTCAAACCTATCCAGCGCAGATAAACCGATCGGTCATCCACCATATCGTCAACCCGCACTGTTTGTGTTTGGGTGATGGTGTGCGTAACCTCATCCACATCATATTTTAGGGTAAGGGTAAAGTAATATGCTTCAGGCGGAAAGGTTTGGTCGATAAGTAACCGGTTTAGACCAACATGTTGGGCTATCGGGAAATCGTTTGTCGATGAATCGGCTATAATATAGCGGCTTCCGTCCTGGTTAATTAGGAAGGAACCATCTTCGTTTAAAAGGCCTATTGCCTGCGTACTGCCGGTAATGGGTTGCCGGTTAATATCCAGCATGGTTAATTCACAATAAATATCCAGGCCGGCCAGCGCCTCGCTGTAAATAAAGCCGATATCAAAAGGATAACCATTTGAGTATACTGGTTCACTAAAATCGGTTATCCAGCTTGCCCGTTTGGTTTGGCTGTCTACGGATGGAAACGGTACGTAGTTAGCAAGGTTGCCGCCATAAGCATCGCCTAATTGCTTTGCCGCATAAACTACATAATAGGGGTTCTCTATAGAAATATAAATCGGGTTGTTGTTATCCCATACCTCAGCGTAACGAATAGTATAACTGGCGGAAAGGTTGATATCCCGGAAGTTTATTTCGCTATAATTACTTCCATCCTGTACATATAACAAGCTTTGTAAAAAACTGGATATATCGGCTTTAACCAACCCGGTTTGGTCGGGCCGG comes from Mucilaginibacter mali and encodes:
- a CDS encoding head maturation protease, ClpP-related; amino-acid sequence: MKIYLYDTEQDCIGTGSLSSAYIQQQLEVAGGADIEVHISSVGGSAFDAIAIYDMLKKYPGNVTTYVDALAASAASVVAMAGKTVVMSKYALLMIHKPMVGSGGNADELLKDVHMLNIVQSRLAQIYMDRSGLDEVTINSFINSVTWMTADQALDLGFIDRVEDYSTNITNSALLKKYTGTAPAVYQRCINKILNINNKPENMNMENKDLIEKTASVLDKMMNFFKRVVNKHTITDKGTLHHAGELAEGAEVYQDEDMSTPAIADTYTTPSGKKVSVKDGKVAAVSPEAEEAEDEDDDIPADRLKKGDVQNRIKSIRAKIHAQNALLAEARIALEDANARLQQTRDEVRNEIKSDFTPEGSRRSNKAKTETQPFFAPQTPLAKNAVKKAVGKVAP
- a CDS encoding DUF6712 family protein; its protein translation is MNIIDQTTFQRFEDISTNIKPERLGVFISKAQELDLKPFLGYALYYDLMQHFNNDGVLKTDTPQAYKDLVNGTEYLDKRGHIVLYQGLSPLLVYFAFARFIEDDSVHYTATGPVIKQREGGNSLSAAEIAKLVEQQRSTANAYANETERFLRDHKKRFSVVDIQP